CCAGTCCACTAAAAATAAAGTCATGGCATGTGCTTAATTAGCCTTACACACCTTTAATTTGTACAATCATACCCTTTCCCTTAGGGACTTTTGCTCTTCTCTGGTGGAGAAGAGCAGTGCATTTTGTTTACAACAAGCTTTCAGATTAGAGGAGCGGGGGCGTGTGAAAGCGCCCTGTAAGACATTTTTGCACTTTTCCAAGAAGCTACCGAGCCTCTACCTCTTTGGGGTTACGTGATGGGGAGTAGTCCCGTGGGTCCTGGGTGGTTGTGAGGGGGGTAGTCCTCCGGGGCGAGGCTGGCCTGGCACTGCCAGCTGGCACAAGGGGTGGGGGTGCGCTAAGTGCGGCGGTAGGGGGTGTTCTGTTCAGAGGGCCATTGTGTCCTGTGGATGGGCTGAGTCTGGGGTAGGGCATGCCGCCTAGGTGGGGCATAAAGGGGGGCATGTGTGGTAGGTGACCCTCCATTGGGGACTGGTGCAGCTGATGAAGCCGTGCTCTGTCCAGCTCCTCCCTCAGGTGGAGGCGCTCTCGCTCCTCGGCTTGCTGTCGCATTCTCTCGTGCTCCCTGCGTACCTCCAACAGGTGCTCGTGGTGGGAGTAGTCATGAGCCTCCCTTTCGCGGTAGGCTCGCTCCTGTTCGTACATGCTGGGGAAACGATGCCCCGGCTCAGGCCTGAGCTGGAAGTCCATGCGGCGTTGCAGATCCAGGCTGCGGTAGGCCTCTCTGAGCGGATCCCAGGGAAAGGCTGTGTGCGGCAGGCGCTCTCTTCCTGCAAGTGCTCCCATGAAGGGAGCCATGCGAGCCCGGTCTAGCACGTTGAGGCTGCCCATCTGAGGCATGGCGCTCATGGAAAGAGGCAGAGAATGCGCCATGGGGACACCATGCAGGCCAGGTGCTGAGATGTCACTACCACGCGGTGAAGGAAGTGGGGGCTGCTGGGACAAAGGTGGATGGTGGTGGTGCGGGTTTCCCGGTTGGCTGacgggaggaggaagagcttgGGCCGGTGGCTGGGGGGCCGGCTCCGAACTAACCACCATgacctcctgctcctccttcctctcctccttaaTCTTCATGTCATTTTTCACCTTATGGAGgagctctgcaggtgggggctCCTTCCTCTCGCTGTCCTTGAGCGTAGACAGAGGCCCGCCTGCCATCTTGATGCCCTGCTCATTGATCATTGTCTTAGAGTAGGGGGAAGGGGAACGCTGAGTGGGTTTGATGGAGTCTTCTGAGGGTCTTCTCTCTAGCATCTCCTTGCCCGGCGAGCGACTCTCCTTCACCTTCACATCAGCCAGTGCGGAAGACTCTCTGTGTCGCTCCAGTAGCTCCTTCTCTGCCTCGCGGACCCTGTCTACGCTGCCGCTGTGATGCCGACCTGAATCGCTCGAGTTCTGGCTGCTGGAGCGAATCAGGCTGCTGATCTGGTAGCTGACTGGTGCAGAGGCCGGAGACGAGCGGTTGGAGTGGCGGTTGCGATCCACAGAATCCCTGTAACGGCACAATGTAAGAGTTTTATTTTTGCCAGTAGGTCGTGTTTGGTTAGTGTCTGATTAATTCTCAACAATAAAATCTGCCTTATAATTCTCTTTTAAATCGTACGAGTTGCCTTGCTCTTGTATCCCTCTGTTCTCTTATTGACGGTAACCCTTCATTCTGCTGCCGTACCATTCATAGAAATGTCTCCAATTAATTTTTGACAAATAGCTTCTCTCGGCGCGTCGTGCTCTTTTATAAGCGTGCCGGTTGTTCAATTTATTTCAGTTTCCATGGATACGACTTGTAACCACCTAGAAAAAAACATTCGCTGTTTTTCCTTTGCTCTGCTCTGACTGATCAGCTTGTATGTATAATAATGCTGGTTTATCATAGTCGCTATTGTGGTCTTATTTCAGGAGTCGGTTTTTACATACTGGATGTGagcaacacacaaaaacatacaaccAAAAGTGTGTTTCACCCACCGGTCTTTATCTTTCTCCTCTTTGCCAATCGACGAGTCTCTtttctctcgctccctctctctctcccgttccctctctcgctctctctcgtgGCTGTTGGCGGAGCTGCTTCTCTCAGCATCTGCGGTTTTGGGCCACTGCGGCGGGGTGGGGAACGACGGCGGGGTTCGTCGAAGTCGGTTCCAGGTGTCGTGGTGGGGGCTGCCAAATGTGGGCAGTCCTCCCGGCCCCTCCTTGGTGCCAAACATGCTGTTGGACCCTGAAGGAAAGAAGCAGACAGGCGTGGGACCCACTGTAAGTTAATTGGGCACAAAACCTTCTTGAGGACACATAAGATGAGAAAGACTCAACAACAAAAGctgcttttgtctttgtctctggAGGTTCTCTcactgaagcactgaagctgttTGAAAGAGTTAGAGGTTAATGCCCCCCTCCCCCTTGAACTGGAGAGAAAAAACCCCTACTCATTTGCTTTTAGACTAAaggtcccccccccctcccttccttttcTGCACCGGATGAACAGGGGAGACTCACTGCCCTCTGGAGATGATAGCTGTGAAAAGCCAAGGGGAACCTTAGCATTCCACGGCATGTCTATTCCAATCACATCCATTTTCACAACAGGGTGACCGATTTGGCACACAAAAATAGGAAGgatgaagagaaagagagaaaggcaTAGAGAAGGGATGCAAAGGGAAAAGAGAAAACCCTCCATGGTGGTGCAGAAGGGGCTTGTCAAATAATTAATAGACGAATTACCACCAAACAGCAGACCTAAGAGTGCCTATTGGCAGCAACACAGCCAGATTAAAGCCAGGCTGTCAGGGACTTAGTTGGTAGATGAAGTGGAGGCAGGGAGGAGgtttgctgtggtgtgctgtGCTGCCTTGTTGGGCCTCCCTGGGATAGGACTGTTTTGACACAGAAACTAGAGCTAAGTGTCtagatttttttctcccctcctgGCTCTCCCTGTGGTCTAACGCTGTCCTGCTCTATTCTATTACTGGCCACAGGGGCCAGATTGAAGGGGGGagcggtggaggaggaggacgagagGGGGCCAACGCTTACCAAGCGAGGGGTTGCCTAATCCTCCGAAGGCACTGCTTGAAAGGTTGCCGAGGCCGCCAAAGGAACTGGAGCGACTGAAAGGATCTGCAAAATGCCAAACAGGGATTAGCAAAAGGGGGGGTGGCTGGCTAGCAGTGCTCACCCCAACACCAACCCATTCCACTCGGCTTTTCTCTTACAAGCGAGCCGTGGTTTTCTAGCGCTGCGACCCTAGCTCTCTGCCTGGTAATCCTGCAGTAGCCAGGTTGCCTGGATGCTGGATTCACTGCCACTAACTGGAGTGGAGTGTCTCTGACCTGCTGGGGCTTGTGGAATGATGCTGCTTGGTGGGGAAATCAGTTTTGAGTTCTTGGAGCTGAGCTGGAAATGGATTGTGGTAGGACAAGACAATTAGGAGCTGTGGAAATTAGCCTAGACAGAGCACAGTGATTTAACTGGTGAATCACTATCTGATGGACTCCATCAGTCACAGACTATAGCCTCCAAATTTACGGGGATAACAAATATTTAGTCTGAGAAGTCAGCGAACGGGACTCATTAACTAAGAATTTGCAGTCCCACTTTAAATCGGAAATAATCCATCAGGAAATGCACAACTTGCCAACCGATTAGGGGTCAAGGATTTTTAATTCTGGAGCTTTTCACGTATTAGAAAAGACAAGAATTGAGAAATCTCCTCTGCCTCACACATGAATTCCCATTTGTTGACTAAATCTTCATCCTCAGTTTACCATGTTTTCATAGGCACAGAATGGACTGACACTTAAACAGTGTCTCAGTCCGAACTGAGGATgatgaataaaaatgcaaacaaccGAATGTACCAAAGAATCATACAGCACGAACGCCCCTTCATTATTCCCTTCTTCCTGGGTACGACGAAATAAGCTTGGCATGCTTATAGAAAATAGTGTCTtgtgtgctgctgctctgtgtacAGTTTGTCCGAGCAAATGAGGGATGACAAATCGGTCTGGAGGCTGGAAACTACTTCCATTTTAATAAACCCGGACTCTGGAGTTATTTTCGACCGTAGTATGAATCACACTGGCTGATTGCAGGATGGCTACATTCAATATTATAGTAAAGTAAGAGGCAGTACTGCAGCTGGCTGTTGCTAACGATATTGTACATTAACCTTGAAGTGAACCTGAGATCAAAAACTAGGAATACCTTTGGTTCAAATTACACCCTGGTGGCTTTTAATGTATTTGAAACATGAGTGTAAgaaagagtgagtgagagaCTCGTGTTGAAAGAGGagataaatgtataaaaaaaagataaacatgGGGGTTACTTACACTTACCTGCCAAATGGCTAGGAGGCAGGAATCCACTGGGGTGGGAGGGGGGGCCGTATGGAGACGGAGGGGGGTGTCCAGAGCCTATCGGGACAGAGAGGATGAAATAGTGTTATAATCCATATCCGGCCGGTCGTCTGGTCGGTTGGGGAACAATCTTACGCCAAACCAAACCCTAAGTTAAACAAATGCATTTCTGCCGCAGTATCACAAACTCTGACGCAACGTGAACCAGATGAGCAAAGAGTTGGTGGAGTGATGCTACTGACTATATCAGCTGGTTTCATTGCAGCTGTTATTTGTTTGTGCGTGAGTCTGTACCAGCTTAGTGAGGTCAGCTCTTGAATGTACAACAAGTTGGCCTCTTTCACAAAACACTGCTACCATCACCCATATTTCATGAATTGTTAATGATAGAACCAATTACAGGAGTGCCTCTGACACACTGCTGCATAATTACCAGTCAAAGGCCGTTCTCTTCTCTGTTGCCCTCCAACACAGGGCGCATCAGTCAATTAcctaactgagagccatgcatATTCATAGACATATTTGACTCCCTTTACAGGCAAAACACTTGCTACCAAAGCACTATAATTATGTGAACATTGCACGAGagggaaaataaaaagtgttttttccaaatgttgttaaaaatgttaatttccaTAAAGGCAGTAATGACGTTAGGAGGCTTGAAGTTTGAGTGTTTTCAATATGTTGGTAGGTATTTTGAGCCTTGACCAACCTGTGGAGGGGAAGAGGGGTCGTGCCAGATCGTGAGGGTACGGGAACCCTGGGAAGACTCCTGGTGCTGGGGGTCGACTAAACAGGTCCAGCTTCCCATTCATGTCAAGTTTGTGAGGGTCCAGCTGCATTTGCTGTAGAAAAGCAGAGAAGGAGACAAAGAAAATTAGGTCAGTACGCAACAGCACGAAACATTTCCAACAAGGGAGTGAGCGTGAGCGATCGTCAGCTACACTGGGTGAGAGCTCAGAGAAGGACAGAGACTTTGACAATGGCTCCATGTTCTCAATTCTGACTAGCTGTGTTATAACAAATATATGTAAGCTGATTAGGGAAACAAAATCCTTGGCAACTGGGGTTCTGGGCCCAAGAAAAGCCTGAGACACCCAGGGCCAGTGGCATTAGCAGAGGATCTCCATGGCAAGGCCACACCATCCTCTGTCAGTGAGAGGAGTAATTCGTATAAGCATTTCTGTTCTGTGTTCACATGTTGCGTCTGATACCGAGTGCTACTGTTACCATCTACCCCTTCTCTTATGGAGTCAGAGAGAACCTTTATAGAAAATATATGTTTAAAGTGGAGCCTTCATGTGTTGGGCTTTGCTTCTTTTAAAGCTTTCTGCCTCTTTCCAATCATGTGATCGTTCTACGTTTAGACCCAAACAAAAGATCCAAGTCAGCTCGATCTGCTCTAGCATGTAGTGTTTTCAATAAGTTAGCTATTTGGCCCGTTTTCCATAACCAATATAGTGTATCTGGCTTTACATGACAGCAAGATTCCTTAAAAACATTACTATCTGTCTCACGCACCTTCATTTTCTGCTGGTGGTGGTAGATCTGCCATGCGATCTGGACATGCACTGCACACCACTTGCCAGGTTTCTAAAAATTTAGAGAGAAACTGAGGTTAGCCTGCTGGCTTTGATATGGGGAGCTAAAAATTGATTCTGGCATAGAGCTTTTCTGGCCAAACTACAAAGTGGGAACTCATCAGAATTTGCAACCAGGCAACATATTAAGAATATCTAACCCCAATACAGACCTCAAAGCTAAGCGTAAATGCAGCCAAAACCCTGCATTTGCTTAATCGAGAATTGTTAAAGAATTTTAAGGTTTTAGACTTTGTGGCCTGGCCAGAGAGATGAAGCATTTAACAGGAAAGGATAAGGCATCTACTTACCCTAACAGATGTCCTGAATGGATCTGTTATCTGTATGGATAAACAGATAATCATTATTACAAACAACAAAGACACATACTACTAACTGTAAAACTGAAATGCATGAGAAGAAATGTCTCTTTGAGACATATGCACTGGATTATGTGTGGCTATCATCAGAAGGAATATGAGCAGAGTGGCTGCGATGCTCTCGGTCTCATGCTTACCCGTGGGTCCTTCTGCAGAAGTGTATGAGGCACTGCTCCAGGACGTGCTGCTACATCGATGGGATTGGATGCCtgacagagaaagacaaagacaaaaagataCATGGTGATCAACCACATCTGTAACATCTGCAtggggaaagaaagaaactgaacttggcacaacaatacaaaacaatttGACCTCATATAATAATTCCCAAAGGGGGTCTCAGGCATCCTCAAGAGGGTCCTCTGTAGAACACTGTTAATtgcattttttccatttattttttttaaatatccccTGAGAGAATGAAGAAGATTACTGTAATCCCAGTTTTCACCTTATTCTTATGCTTTGTGTCAGTGCTGTTATGGAGATAGCATGGAAGCATGTAAGACGAATTTCTTGCAAAACTACTCGAAGACCCTCCAGCATCTATTCCAACCCAGATAATTAGCTGCACTACGGTCAGCTAACGCCCAAGTATTTGCACAGCTATAGCTGATATAGGTAAAACTGCAATGATGCTTCCCAGAGTTCAGAGTTATGCCAGAGCAGCACATCTCTAATCGTTTCATCTTCAAGTCTGCAGAGCACAAGATCCTAGATCAACATTGTTCCTGGGGTTTTATGCTCCAGCAGGAAACACATGTCATTTCACATGGCCTAACCTGACATGCACCTCCTGAGAAATGTAACTATACATCGGGTCAATGCAGCCCACAACTAGTATGATGTGCTCGTTCAGCATCATCGATTCATTCGTGTTTCTGGCAACTTTTTTGccacctttttaaattttatcagTGAGAGAATCTCGGTTTAAGGAATTATAATCATAGCATCAATATAAAGGACTCACAAATGTCAGGAAATACCTGGAGGGAGATTGCTGAAACTATGGGAATGAACGTGATGGAAATTACAGCGAAGTGGAAAAACTAGAGATATGTTTGAAATCCCCTCCCCCCCAAAATAACCAAAAGGCccagcattttatttctttccatCAGCTGGCACTGGATATAAAACACCAGGACAGGACTACATGGTAATTAACACAACGCACCACATACAAGCAAAAATGCCGCCAACGATGTCGCCACTTATGTAGGCTACACCGTAAGCACTACAAAGAGTCCCcgcagaagtctaaatcaggcCTTAATCTATTGCCTTATTAGAGATCGGGTGATTCTGCACGGTGACCAGGGTCGCCAGGccccacaaacaaacatactTCCCAAGCTCTATCCCCCCAAGCTCGTCTCCAAGAATACTTAGCAGGGGCTTTGGATGCATAAAACTGTGCTTTGAACCATCTGGAGGGGCCTTCCACAAAAGGGAACCTCCATCACTGAGCCCTCTGGGAATAGGGCCAGCGGATTTAGGCCAGCTTTGATTGGTGGCTTACTTCAGGTCACAGCCTCTGAGCATCTGCCAGACTCACACCCTCCCGCCCCTCGACGTCCCCTGCATCTCCTCCCTTCTGCTCTTCTGGACAGGCAGACATCACGGTCCTATTTTTGGCCTGTCGTGACTAAGGCTAGGAGTCCAcctgcagttttaaatttttgttttccttttgcgCACttataaagtgtttttcttgtAAAAGTCTGCACACTTTGTGGTTTCTTTTATGCTCAAGCTCCCTTAAAATCTCCTGTTTGTAGACAGTGGGTTAAGGGATGCGGGTCTGACCTTGGGCTGGAAGGCTCCTTGCAGCGAGCTGAAGGGTCCTGAGTGTGGGAGCAGCGGGGGCATGCCTGGCATGGTTGGGGGGTAGGAGGGGAAGAACTGGAAGGGGGAGGAAGGGGAAGATGggagacacaaaacaaaatcatacaGTCATACATACAAGACTCAAGCatatagatacacacacacacaaagccactGCCACAATAAATGCTGTCAAGGCAACATTCAAATATGTCAAATATTTGATTTGCCATATGCAAATACtgttaacacatttacattagtgcaaaaaaacttACATTTGAATGTCTGATGAATGGATTGTCCAGTTTGGGGCCATATTTGTCGAACTGgaacagacagaaaagaaaagcattagGAAACAAAAGTCCACATAATGATATACTCGAACAAAATCCCTCATACAACAGCCTTCTTTGGTAATAAGgtctcattatttttttttttacattacaaaGGCAAAAACACATGCTCAACATCTGTAACTGGTAACGAGCAGGGTTTGGTCCAGAATAACAAGCCCCGGGGTAAAGCAGCTGGCTTGAACTGGTCATGGGTTTACTTAAACAGCGTGGTCAGATAGGCAGTTAAATCACTAACAATACAACCGCTTAAGCACACTGCCAAGACGAAGACAGCCTGCATGATTTTTCAATTGAGCATACAGACATTGGGCGTGGAGGCCCAGCTTAGGAATCAGACAGTTTTAAGGCCAGACCAGTTGTTTCTAATCACTGGAAAATCTGAAGAAATGTGAATCTAATTGCTTTTGACTGCtgagatttttttgtgtgcaaaaagCCCCGATGGTATATCTGGGAAGGAAGTACAAGAAGACATGTAACTTGTTTGCAGTGTTAGGAAACTGTActtcaaaagacaaaaaagcggGTCAGTCCGTAAAACCACGGAGGTCATATGTGAAGCTGTGTGAACAGTCTGCCTTGTATGATTGAGACTGATTTAAGGAGATGGGATTTCAGCTGATTAAATGCTTGAAACCGACACCACCTCAGAGTTGTGAAGAAACCGTTTCTGTGGCAGAACTTAGCCTATCAGAATAATTTTAGTTGGAATTTGCCAGATGAAAACAGTGtggttacatttaaaatgtttccgaTCATGCCCCGCGTGCACACGAGAAAGCAGTCGGTAAGCTGAGATGGacaggagggaggaagagagagaagggaGCATGAATGAGGACTTTGTATGTCTGTTCGCGAGCCAATACCAGCTCTCTATTTTGAAAACGTCTAATTACAAGTGACAGTAACTTATTCCTATTCCGTAAATACACAAACCATTTGCAGGTACTTTTTGCGAGTGTTTTCTCAAAGCTCAGTTGGCAGGCGCAGATGTTTTGGGTTTACATAATATGGGAAAATGAACGGGTATGAATCAGATTTTCTGTGTGCACGCGTGCAGCGACAGGGGTGGCTGGGGAGGGAGGGCGGGCTGGAGCTGGTAAAGCTGCTGGTGCAGATGCAGGGTTTGGGACACGGGGCCGTCTGGTGAAGCAGGTCCAATCACATCTGTGCGCAGAATGGTAATAACAGCGGCGATGGTGTCGGCGGCCCTGTTTGTGGGCGATAATGGCCCCGAATCAAAGACAGCCCATTGAGAGGAAATGCTGAGCCAGCTTCCGAGCTCATTAAACAGCTCCTCTGCGCTTCTGAAGGCGCGGCCTGTTTAATGTCTGCCACTGGAGAGGGGATTTCGGCTTTATGgccttgttaaaaaaaacaaataaagaaaaaaaagaagtcttgcCTTAAAATTTATGGAGGCTGTCACAGTTTTATAGTAAACCGCTTTGGCTAATTAACGCTTAATATTTCATCCtataacaattaaaaatatttctcgTCCAAAGACATGGCAGGAGCAAGGGGGCAGGCATTCACCGATGCCATTTGGCAAGCCAGCTGCTCGAGGGCGTAGAACAATAAACAAATATAGAGGCTTCATAATTTCATTAATTACAGCCATTAGCCAAGGGCTGTTACATAGTTGAAATGACATGGGGCATCTAGagagcaggaggaaaaaaacgtgtgtgtgagagagatagaCAGAGGATGCACAGCTGGGAAACACTTGGTCTAGCTTTTCatagcaaaacagtaaaaacaggcACAACATCATCATTACTCTGCTTCTTTAAGCACTAAGGAGAAGAAAGCAATATCGCTACTGAGGGGTAGGAGGGAGGGAAAGGCATACGTTAAGTAAAAACAGCGAAAACGACAAAATACACAACAGCAACATTAACGTCAGTGTAAAATCCCACTGAAACGACACAAAagagatgatggtggtggtggtggtgttggtggGAGGGGGGTCActtctttcatcttcaaagAGAGGATTGTGTAGCGCATAATTCCTTCCATGTAAGGAATGAACAGCAGACCAGACAACAGCGTGTGTGCTGACCGAAGAATCATGTAAACGGCCCTTATGCTTATCTGACTGCGCCATAAATACCAGAGCTTTGATTTCTAATGTACAGGATGGGGATAATCTTGGAGTTGGGCCTTAATGGGACCACGGGCTTTTAATCAGAGGTCATGACAAGATGGATTAGATCTATTAGACTAATGGCAAAAAGCTACAAATGGGGAGCCGTCTGATTCGACTGACAGAGATTGCTGCGCATTTCAAATGATGGATGAATAGTCATAACCGTTTTTCCTCTGTACAAATTTTGAGAGCTGCCAGTGTTAAACGCCCCTCCCTCTTCCCTCCAGACTTGTTGGCATTTAAAACACGGAAGCAATTAGAAACGTTATCAAAACAGTTTTACAATGATGTCATTTCCCCCCTTTATCCGCAATGAGGTCATCTGACCCACTAGAAAAGCTTTGAATTTGTCATTGGAATGTATGGTTGCTTTTGGGCTTTGCACACACGTACACGCAGCAATAAGTCCctgttacacaaacacacatatatgtctgtgtatatatatgtatgtataaaagCACAAGTCTGCAGGAATGTATTCATACAGACACAGATCGGCTTATTAGTACCTTTGTTTTGAATGAAAAGGCATATCTAAACAGGAAATTAGCTTCTATAAAAACTGAAGCGTACTGAAACTCTACAGTCCTTTCTAATaatgttgggatgctgtgtaaaatgtaaataaaagcaaaataaaatatttaaatgtgttaatagAATTGAAACAATCAAAGGGCAACATATCAAATACTGAAAGTGAGAAATGTTATCATTTGTTGTGTCGTTTAAAAAAGCTGCGGCTAAACATGCTAAAAACACATGGCTGAACACCACGCTGttaataatgaaaatataatgGAATGAACATGCTATTgctaatttaaaattacaaataaacattttacatgTTGCCTCATCAATCTgttgaataaatacaaatatagttGCTGATAATGGAAATGTGTACTTGAAGCAATTAAATTGACAGTGTAATAAACatgctcgtgtgtgtgtttgtgtaatggGAGGTGGCAGCCCCAATTAAACGTGATGCTTCCAGCTTGTCGTCCACAGGaagagtgcaaaaaaaaaatcttttaaaaattcaaactcAAAGTGTCAGATTTTTCTGAAGGGAGGGGTTCTTACAGCTACAGGACAAAACTGGCAAATTTGggggtaaagaaaaaaagggaggaGTTGATTGAAGAGGAAATTGGGAGGGGTAACAGGTGAGTTGGTGGGAAGTTACGGGAGCTTATTTTACTTATCCTCACATTTCTGGCTTGGGTACGCACCATGGGGGGTGCGGTGGGCGGGGTGAGGATGGCGGCCGGGGGCAGACTTGCGGGGAAGGGCGTGAAGGTGTGCTGGTGGGTGTGTTGGTGCTGGTGCATGTGCTGGTGTTGGTGAAACTCGGCCCTCAGGAGTGACACAGGGGCCAACGGCGAAGCGGACGGCCCCCGGCCCCGCTCTGAACTCTGAACCAGGAAACGGTTGTTCAGCTCCTGCCTCAGGAGGTCATGCTCTGCAAGAAAGGAGAGCGAGGggaaacccaaaaaaaaaaaaaaaaaagaaaagcaaaaaaaaggaaaaaaaagaaagaaaaaaggagggggggggggcggaaGGGgggacacaagaaaaaaaaaggcacggGCGCCCAGTCAGTCTTCACAACAAGggtagaagagaaaaaagaaaatagtcaCCTGGCATTCTCTGTTTCTCCAGCTCATGCTGTGAGGGTTTTCTACGTGGGGACTCATTGGTGGTGGTAAGAGAGTTGCCTGTGACAATGTGCCAATCAGAATCCCCGAATGAGGCTGGCAATACATGATTGGTTGGTTGAATGATATCAACAGGCTGGTATCTAAAGACAAGAAAGAACCAAGAGTCATCCcagcagaaaacacacacactcttgccCTCTATGAGAAAGTCATTTCACAACTGGCATATTTACTGCTTATTTTGGAGACACCCATCATGTCTGgagacattttcttttctgatgAGATCGCCTGTTTCGATAGAATCTTTGAACATATTAAAAATCGTTACAAATCACTCGTGTTTGCATGCTAGGCAACACAATTTTAGCTGTGCCAGTTGCAGACTGGCTGCTTGCGGTGTGCTGTCTCCGACCGTGGTGGCTGTCTGATCGTTAGATGACATTTACTCGTGATGCATCCAAGCCCTCTTACAGTCCTTGTGCCCATTTAATATCTGTGCTACT
This genomic stretch from Astatotilapia calliptera chromosome 12, fAstCal1.2, whole genome shotgun sequence harbors:
- the fbrsl1 gene encoding autism susceptibility gene 2 protein isoform X1, with the protein product MDGKLKQGRRCRSKRERVRRLREAGSRDARSPDPNSSCSDREGHSPGRDAASLPGKKAPHPAAAARVSRPPRRKRRESSSQEEDIIDGFAIASFISLDRLEKKSGVVKTQEKKERWKEKKAAKRQKKEDEEVEEEEENVQPVVDPLENGFLHHAQREQERMNERLLKKTYSKKNKMIKPLALHPVKVGEDETELSRPHRSNSKEQLSESSTHSLSGRGYSVQHAAVALLKCDSESDIDDKVSDVGSEKLFSPTTPKGVPTNESPESKTCSSAKVSGLQRSQEQSNSEVPFAPPVSSPTPASAPTGSPAPAAAAAPSEPPRLRLPTPPPLSVKKELQLPPPVPTPPLLRAPPHPHPHPPHPHSHQEPRVLPRQHHARPVHHPLPYSSLHEISHSSSPVGLPKQHLPPSPHHHLSGLPSSAPALPLSIANLSTSHYSSLRSPAHRHSAMFATPATLPPPPTLPTNSLVVPGHPAGTPYPEHDLLRQELNNRFLVQSSERGRGPSASPLAPVSLLRAEFHQHQHMHQHQHTHQHTFTPFPASLPPAAILTPPTAPPMVRTQARNFDKYGPKLDNPFIRHSNFFPSYPPTMPGMPPLLPHSGPFSSLQGAFQPKASNPIDVAARPGAVPHTLLQKDPRITDPFRTSVRKPGKWCAVHVQIAWQIYHHQQKMKQMQLDPHKLDMNGKLDLFSRPPAPGVFPGFPYPHDLARPLFPSTGSGHPPPSPYGPPSHPSGFLPPSHLAGKYPFSRSSSFGGLGNLSSSAFGGLGNPSLGSNSMFGTKEGPGGLPTFGSPHHDTWNRLRRTPPSFPTPPQWPKTADAERSSSANSHEREREREREREREREKRDSSIGKEEKDKDRDSVDRNRHSNRSSPASAPVSYQISSLIRSSSQNSSDSGRHHSGSVDRVREAEKELLERHRESSALADVKVKESRSPGKEMLERRPSEDSIKPTQRSPSPYSKTMINEQGIKMAGGPLSTLKDSERKEPPPAELLHKVKNDMKIKEERKEEQEVMVVSSEPAPQPPAQALPPPVSQPGNPHHHHPPLSQQPPLPSPRGSDISAPGLHGVPMAHSLPLSMSAMPQMGSLNVLDRARMAPFMGALAGRERLPHTAFPWDPLREAYRSLDLQRRMDFQLRPEPGHRFPSMYEQERAYREREAHDYSHHEHLLEVRREHERMRQQAEERERLHLREELDRARLHQLHQSPMEGHLPHMPPFMPHLGGMPYPRLSPSTGHNGPLNRTPPTAALSAPPPLVPAGSARPASPRRTTPLTTTQDPRDYSPSRNPKEVEAR
- the fbrsl1 gene encoding autism susceptibility gene 2 protein isoform X8, producing the protein MDGKLKQGRRCRSKRERVRRLREAGSRDARSPDPNSSCSDREGHSPGRDAASLPGKKAPHPAAAARVSRPPRRKRRESSSQEEDIIDGFAIASFISLDRLEKKSGVVKTQEKKERWKEKKAAKRQKKEDEEVEEEEENVQPVVDPLENGFLHHAQREQERMNERLLKKTYSKKNKMIKPLALHPVKVGEDETELSRPHRSNSKEQLSESSTHSLSGRGYSVQHAAVALLKCDSESDIDDKVSDVGSEKLFSPTTPKGVPTNESPESKTCSSAKVSGLQRSQEQSNSEVPFAPPVSSPTPASAPTGSPAPAAAAAPSEPPRLRLPTPPPLSVKKELQLPPPVPTPPLLRAPPHPHPHPPHPHSHQEPRVLPRQHHARPVHHPLPYSSLHEISHSSSPVGLPKQHLPPSPHHHLSGLPSSAPALPLSIANLSTSHYSSLRSPAHRHSAMFATPATLPPPPTLPTNSLVVPGHPAGTPYPDTSLLISFNQPIMYCQPHSGILIGTLSQATLLPPPMSPHVENPHSMSWRNRECQFDKYGPKLDNPFIRHSNFFPSYPPTMPGMPPLLPHSGPFSSLQGAFQPKASNPIDVAARPGAVPHTLLQKDPRITDPFRTSVRKPGKWCAVHVQIAWQIYHHQQKMKQMQLDPHKLDMNGKLDLFSRPPAPGVFPGFPYPHDLARPLFPSTGSGHPPPSPYGPPSHPSGFLPPSHLAGKYPFSRSSSFGGLGNLSSSAFGGLGNPSLGSNSMFGTKEGPGGLPTFGSPHHDTWNRLRRTPPSFPTPPQWPKTADAERSSSANSHEREREREREREREREKRDSSIGKEEKDKDRDSVDRNRHSNRSSPASAPVSYQISSLIRSSSQNSSDSGRHHSGSVDRVREAEKELLERHRESSALADVKVKESRSPGKEMLERRPSEDSIKPTQRSPSPYSKTMINEQGIKMAGGPLSTLKDSERKEPPPAELLHKVKNDMKIKEERKEEQEVMVVSSEPAPQPPAQALPPPVSQPGNPHHHHPPLSQQPPLPSPRGSDISAPGLHGVPMAHSLPLSMSAMPQMGSLNVLDRARMAPFMGALAGRERLPHTAFPWDPLREAYRSLDLQRRMDFQLRPEPGHRFPSMYEQERAYREREAHDYSHHEHLLEVRREHERMRQQAEERERLHLREELDRARLHQLHQSPMEGHLPHMPPFMPHLGGMPYPRLSPSTGHNGPLNRTPPTAALSAPPPLVPAGSARPASPRRTTPLTTTQDPRDYSPSRNPKEVEAR